CTGAGCATTCCAATGAATCGGGATAGAAGCATTAGCAGGCACAACCAGTGCCAAATAAAATACTACCACCACGTAAATAAGCAGCAAGATAATGCTGGCAGAGAATTTTCTGATGCGATTCATGATTCCTCACTTTTAGATCTTAGATTTTTCACCCAAGCCAAGATGTCCTCAAATATGCTTGTATTAAGACGATAATGGATGTATTGCCCCTTTTTGGTGGAGTAGATAAGCCCCGCCAAGCGCAGAATTTTTAGGTGTTCGCTGAGGCTGGCTTTGCTAAATTCAAAGTGCTCGGCAATCTCACCTGCAGTTAGGCTACCGTTTTGCTTAAGCAAATTCAGAATTTTGCGCCGATTAGCATCGGCAATAGCTTTAAAGATGTTATCAGACATAGCTCAGTCCTTAGGTATTTAGTTTAATGCCTAAATATTCCATGAGCATTATTAGTCAAGAATTTTCCTATACTTTGTTTTGTGATACCTTGCAATGCTTTGTGTGATGTTGTTAGAGCATATATCCGGTATATTATAGGATGCATGATGTATGATTATAGATTCGAACAATAATTGTTAAGGATAATTTGAGTACTTGCGAAAAAACAGATGAGCTTCAGCGCCAAAAAGATTTCGCTTGACTCTGATACGGGATTGATAATTATATAATAAGATGATTAAAGATTTACCCATAAAGGAGGAAAATCATGTTTTTAAGCGGAGCACAACTAAAAGAGGTATTTCTTAAAGCTAAAAAGCAGCGTTTTGGAATCATGGCATCAAATGTTGTTTTCGATACCCAAATTCGTGCCATCATTCAAGGTTATAACAGCGTGGGGTCGGATGGGCTATTGCAAATGAGTAGCGGTGCATGTAAATACGCAGCCGGCGAAAGCCAGGATATGAAAGCAGGGGCGCAGCTAATTTCAACCATGATCAAAACCTTTGCCGCACAATTTCCCAAAAGCGGGATTGGGCTTCATATTGATCATGCCACACCTAATTATTTTGATTTTATTGTTTATTGTATTGAGAATAATTTGGTAACTTCAGTGATGATAGACGCCTCAAAAGAGAACCTGAATGAAAATATCCGCATCACCAAAGAAGTAGTGGATGTGGCGCATAAACACGGCATTTTGGTTGAAGGCGAGATAGGGCACATCAAGGGCACAGAAGATGAAATAGTTTCCGAAACCGAGCTCTATACTCATCCCGATGAAGCGCTTGAATTTGTAAAGAAGACCAATGTGGATCTCTTTGCCGCATCTGTGGGCACAAATCACGGGGTTTCAAAAGGTGAGAACATAGTATTACGCTTGGATTTGGTAAAGGATATTGACGATCTACTAATCAAGAACGGTGTAGAGCGTGGGCTTGTATTGCACGGAGCAAGCGGTTTAACCGATGAACAGCAGCGCGAAGCTATTAGAAACGGTGTGGTAAAGATCAATAAAGATACTCACTACCAAATGGATATGGCTCAAGAAATACAAGCTTATTGGGAAAAGGAAAAATACGCTATTGTGTGTCCTCCTGAAACCGATCCCCAAAATTATGTGCCCAATAAAAGCAAATTTGATCCGCGTAAATGGCTCATCAAAGGCGAAAACAAAATGCAGGAAACGGTGAAAGGCTTCTGTCTTGTTTCCGGCAGTGCAAATAACAGTATTTTACTATAAGGAGTACTAATATGATAAGAGTAGCGATAAATGGCTTTGGTCGTATCGGACGCTTGGTATTACGCGCTTTCATCAAATTCCATCCGGAAGTAGAAGTGGTAGCGATAAATGATCTTACCGATGCCAAGACTCTAGCCTACTTATTCAAATACGATAGCGTTCATAAAATGTTCGATGGTGAGGTTACACACGATGACGAACACATTATCATAAACGGCAAAAAAATAAAGATCTTCTCACAGAAAGATCCTGAAGCTTTACCATGGAAAGATTTAGATGTGCATTACGTGGTGGAAGCCACAGGCATTTTTAGAACCAAAGAAAAAGCAGGTAAACACCTCAAAGCCGGAGCAAAAAAGGTTATTCTAACCGTCCCCGCCAAAGATGATGTGGATGCCACTATCGTAATGGGAGTTAACCACCGCGACCTAAAAGATTCGGATTTGATAGTATCCAATGCATCCTGCACCACTAACTGTCTGGCACCAGTTGCAAAAGTTCTACACGATCGTTTTGGAATAGAGAATGGTCTGATGACCACCATTCACTCATATACTAACGATCAAAACATTCTGGATCTACCGCATAACGATTTGCGCCGTGCCCGCGCCGCTGCCATGAGCATGATTCCCACCACTACCGGTGCCGCCAAAGCAATCGGATTGGTGATTCCAGAATTGAATGGTAAACTGGATGGACTTGCCGTGAGAGTTCCTACTCCCGATGGATCCTTAGTAGACCTGAACGTGAATCTTACTCGCGAAGCCAATAAAGAAGAAATCAATCAAGCCATGAAAGAAGCGGCAAATACTTATTTGAAAGGTTATTTGATGTATTCGGATGAACCAATTGTTTCCATAGACATTGTGGGCAATCCGCATTCTTCTGTCTTCGACAGTGGGAGCACCTACGTGAAGGGTAAAATGGCAAAAATCCTCAGCTGGTACGACAACGAATGGGGCTATTCGTGCAGAGTAACAGATCTATTGGTGTATATGCACGGTCTTTCATAAATAAAAGAAGAATACAATCAAAATAGAGCCGGAACCGTCAAGTTCCGGCTTGTTTTGTAACTGAAGGAATACTCTATCCTAAAAGACTTTTGAGATCGTTGCACATCCATATAGAGCAGATTTTTATGCACGAGATATCGATTTTACGGGCTTTTTCTGATCGAGCTATGCCCACCCACCACCTTTGTAGTATGGGAACGTTACCTCATGCCTATAATATCAATAAAATCTTATATTGAACCAGATTTATGTGCATAAAGGCTATGCACTTCGTTTTGCAAC
The Candidatus Cloacimonadota bacterium genome window above contains:
- a CDS encoding autorepressor SdpR family transcription factor, giving the protein MSDNIFKAIADANRRKILNLLKQNGSLTAGEIAEHFEFSKASLSEHLKILRLAGLIYSTKKGQYIHYRLNTSIFEDILAWVKNLRSKSEES
- a CDS encoding class II fructose-bisphosphate aldolase — protein: MFLSGAQLKEVFLKAKKQRFGIMASNVVFDTQIRAIIQGYNSVGSDGLLQMSSGACKYAAGESQDMKAGAQLISTMIKTFAAQFPKSGIGLHIDHATPNYFDFIVYCIENNLVTSVMIDASKENLNENIRITKEVVDVAHKHGILVEGEIGHIKGTEDEIVSETELYTHPDEALEFVKKTNVDLFAASVGTNHGVSKGENIVLRLDLVKDIDDLLIKNGVERGLVLHGASGLTDEQQREAIRNGVVKINKDTHYQMDMAQEIQAYWEKEKYAIVCPPETDPQNYVPNKSKFDPRKWLIKGENKMQETVKGFCLVSGSANNSILL
- the gap gene encoding type I glyceraldehyde-3-phosphate dehydrogenase produces the protein MIRVAINGFGRIGRLVLRAFIKFHPEVEVVAINDLTDAKTLAYLFKYDSVHKMFDGEVTHDDEHIIINGKKIKIFSQKDPEALPWKDLDVHYVVEATGIFRTKEKAGKHLKAGAKKVILTVPAKDDVDATIVMGVNHRDLKDSDLIVSNASCTTNCLAPVAKVLHDRFGIENGLMTTIHSYTNDQNILDLPHNDLRRARAAAMSMIPTTTGAAKAIGLVIPELNGKLDGLAVRVPTPDGSLVDLNVNLTREANKEEINQAMKEAANTYLKGYLMYSDEPIVSIDIVGNPHSSVFDSGSTYVKGKMAKILSWYDNEWGYSCRVTDLLVYMHGLS